In Clostridium thermosuccinogenes, the genomic stretch AACGTTTTTGATGAAAGCTACAGCCTGGTGAAATCGGTCAAGCTTATAAGAGATGCTGATGGCAAAATAATCGTGAACGCAGAAAACAACAAGCAGCTAATGCTGACGAATCCTGAGGGGGTTTTCGTAAGAGAGGATGAAAAGGAAATATACATTGCCGATACAGGAGCAGAGAGAATAATAGTTCTGGACTGCGATGAATATTTCTTAAAAAGGATAATTGAAAGGCCGGCCAATCTGGCAGGCGTCACGGTATTTAAGCCCTCCAAGATAGTGGTTGATAATGCCGGGAGGATTTTCATTGTAGTGCAGGGGAGCTATGAGGGGATAATTGAGCTAAACAGCGACGGTAGTTTTTCAAGGTACTTCGGTGTGAACAAGCCCAGGGTTAATGTTGTCGATTATTTCTGGAAGTCCATAGCTTCTGATGTGCAGAAAGAAAAGATGAGAAAAGTCTACGCTCCCTCTTTCAACAATATCGATATAGACAAGGAAGGCTTTGTTTATGCCACTACTTTTGATTCCGCGGCTATCGACAAGGTATTCCGCCTGAATGCCAAGGGGGAAAATGTCCTGATAGGTGCCGGCACTCACAAGATAATAGGCGATTTGGATTATGGGGAAGACCAGCAGGAGAGCATGTTTGTGGATATAGCCGTTTCCGATTTTGGTGCCTATGCACTGCTGGACAAAACCCGTGGACGGGTATTCATATATAACTTTGACGGTGATCTTCTAAACATTTTCAACCGTTCGGGGGATATCAAGGGCAATGTAAAAGAGCCTTCGAGCATCGCCTGGTTTGGCAAAAAACTGATCATAGGTGATAAGAAGCTGGGAAGAGCTTTCATTTTTAAGCAGACGGAGTTCGGGGAAGCTGCGCTGGGAGCAGCGGAAAGCTACTACCACGGCAGATGGGATGAAACGGCAGCATTGCTTGATAAGGCATTAAAGCTGAATGCCAACTATACGGCGGCGTATGTAGGCATAGGCAAGAATCTCCTCATGCAGGATGAGTATGAAAAAGCCATGTACTATCTGAAGCTGGGGAATGACAGGACATATTATTCCAAGGCATTTAACGGATACAGGAATCAAATTGTGCAAAAATACTTTGCATTTTTTGCCGTGATTGTTCTCATCATCATCGTATATATAGTTTACTCGGAATATAAATATCATAAATCCATGAAAGCAGAAGGTGAATAGCAAAACCAACTCGGGGAGGATAGGTCCATGTACATGGTAAAATATCTGGGTTATGTGATATTTCATCCCTTTGACGGCTTTTATGTTGTGAAAACATATAAAAAGGGAAAGTATGCAGTTGCAGCAGCATTGCTGGTATTGTATGGATTGATTCAAATAGCGGAATACCAGTATACAGGGTTTATTATTAATTATAATCCTGTTCACAGGTTAAACAGCATAAGAATATTTTCACTGGCTCTGCTTCCTTTCCTCTTGTTCATTATAAGCAATTGGAGCATAACGGCAATATTCGACGGCAGTGGTAAAATCGGAGATATATTTGTTGTCACCTGTTTTTCCCTCCTGCCCAAGATAGTTTTCGACTTTGTGGGAATTGTTTTAAGCAATGCAGTAATTTACGAGGAAGTGCCGATATTAACGGCGTTAACGTCAATTGGCACATTATGGTTCTGTTTTCTTGTATTCAGCGGGCTTTGCGTCACCCACGAATATACTGCCCTTACAAATATCAAAATGCTGATAGCAACCTTTATTGCCGCCATTATCATATTGTTTCTGGCGATGATGTATCTCACCCTCATGGGTAGGATATTGAATTTTGTACTGTCTATATTCAACGAATTGACAAAAAGATGGTGATGGTAATGAATAGGATCATTGTGTCATTGTTCCCGAAAGCTCTACAGGAGCTCAAAAGCATAAGCTATATGAAAATTGCTGCAATAGCCGTAGTTACTGCCTTGATAGCCAATCTTTTTTCAATGGCAGCCCAAAGGGGCATTAAAGGTAGGGAGCTTAAAGACGAACCAAAACCGGGATTGTCCCAAACCACCGGCCAAATCCCGGCACGAAGCGGTGAAGTTCTTGTGGGCAGTACAGCCACCAAAAAAATGTATATCAACA encodes the following:
- a CDS encoding YIP1 family protein — encoded protein: MYMVKYLGYVIFHPFDGFYVVKTYKKGKYAVAAALLVLYGLIQIAEYQYTGFIINYNPVHRLNSIRIFSLALLPFLLFIISNWSITAIFDGSGKIGDIFVVTCFSLLPKIVFDFVGIVLSNAVIYEEVPILTALTSIGTLWFCFLVFSGLCVTHEYTALTNIKMLIATFIAAIIILFLAMMYLTLMGRILNFVLSIFNELTKRW